The genomic interval TGGACGCATGAAGCGCAACCGCATCGCCGAAGAGGTGGGCCTGTCGGTTCCCTCGGTCAGCGAGCGCATGCGCAAGCTTGAAGAACGCGGGGTCATCACCGGCTACCATGCCGTGCTGGACCACAAACGCCTGCACTTCGACATCACGGCCTTCATCCGGGTAATCGTGGACGGCTCCGAGTACTATCCGGAGTTCATCCGCCGCGCCTGTGCGCTGGACGAAGTGCTGGAGGTCCATTCCATCACGGGCGAAGGCTCGCACATCCTGAAAGTCCGCACGCGCAACACGACCACGCTCGAACGCCTCCTCTCCCGCATTCAGTCGTGGCCCGGGGTGCACGGCACGGTTACCAGCATCGTGCTGAGCACCTTCAAGGAAACACGCCGGCTGCCGGTGACGCCCACCGAACTGGTTCCTGTGGAAGAATTTGAAACCTCCTGAACCCCACCTAAAACCAACCAGCCGCCCATGAACAAGCTGTTGCTGGATTACAACGTCCTTGCGGCGACCAAGACGCGCCTGACGCTCAACGGCACGCGCGAGCAGAAGCCCCAGCCCATGGACATCGAGCGCATCTTCGGCGAGAACGTCTTCTCGCTGGAGGAGATGAAAAACCGGCTCCCCAAGAAGGTCTACGAGAGCCTGGTGGCCACCATTGAAAAAGGGGAGCCGCTCTCGCCGGAGATCGCCGACACCGTGGCGCTGGCCATGAAGGAATGGGCCATCGAAAAGGGTGCCACGCATTTCACACACTGGTTCCAGCCCCTGACCGGCATGACCGCCGAGAAGCACGAAAGCTTCATCACGCCGAACAAAGGGGGCGGTGCCATTGCCGTGTTTTCGGGGCGGGATCTGATCCAGGGCGAGCCGGACGCCTCCAGCTTTCCCAGCGGTGGCCTGCGCGCCACGTTCGAGGCCCGCGGCTACACGGCCTGGGATCCCACCTCGCCGGCCTTCATCATGGAGAATCCCAACGGGGCCTACCTGGCCATCCCGACGGCCTTCGCCTCGTGGACCGGTGAGGCGCTCGACCACAAGATCCCGCTACTGCGCTCGATGCACGCGCTCGACAAGCAGGCCCGGCGTGTGCTCCAGCTCTTCGGCGTCAAGAACGTCCACAAGGTCTACCCCACCGTCGGCAGCGAACAGGAGTACTTCCTGATCGACGAGGAATTCTACTACCGTCGGCCGGACCTGACCACCTGCGGCCGCACGCTCTTCGGTGCCAAGCCGCCGCGCGGCCAGGAGATGGAGGACCACTACTTCGGCTCCATCCCCGAACGCGTGCTGGCTTTCATGCTGGAGGTGGAGAAGGAACTCTACAAGCTGGGCGTGCCGGTCAAGACGCGCCACAACGAGGTGGCTCCGAGCCAGTACGAGATCGCGCCGCTGTTCGAGAATGCCAACCTGGCGGCCGACCACCAGCAACTCGTCATGCAGACGCTCAAGAACGTGGCGCGTCGCTACGGGCTGGTCTGCCTGCTGCACGAAAAGCCGTTCGCCGGCGTCAACGGCTCGGGCAAACACAACAACTGGTCCATGGCCACCGACACGGGCATGAACCTGCTCGACCCGGGCGACAATCCGCACGACAACATGCAGTTCCTGTTCTTCTGCGCGGCCGTCGTGCGGGCCGTCCACAAATATCAGGACCTGCTCCGCATTTCGGTGGCCACGGCCGGCAACGACCACCGGCTGGGCGCCAACGAAGCGCCGCCGGCCATCATGAGCGTCTTCCTCGGCGAGCAACTCGAGGACATCTTCAACCAGCTCGAAAACGGCGGCGTCCGCGGGAGCAAGCAGGGCGGCCTGCTGGGTCTGGGCGTACCGGTGCTGCCGCCGCTGCCGCGCCACGCCGGCGACCGCAACCGTACCTCGCCGTTCGCCTTCACCGGCAACAAGTTCGAGTTCCGGGCCGTCGGCGCCTCCCAGTCGATCTCCTTCCCGAACACGGTGCTCAACACCATCGTGGCCGACACGCTCGATGAGATGGCCACGATGCTCGAAGAAAAACTCAAGGCCCGGGGCAAGCGCACGAAACAGGCCTTCGAGGAGGCTGTCGCCGAGGTGCTCCGTGAGGTCATCCGCGAATCGAAGCCGATCATCTTCAACGGCGACAACTACTCGCCCGAGTGGCACGCCGAGGCCGAGCGGCGCGGCCTGCTCAACCTGCCCAACACGGTGGAGGCGCTCGCGCACCTGCTCGACGAGAAGAACGTCCAGCTCTTCGAGCGCCACGGCGTACTCAGCCGCCGCGAGCTCGAAAGCCGCTACGAGATCCTGCTCGACCAGTACGCCAAGACGATCAACATCGAAGCCGAGACGGCCGAATACATCGCGCGCACGATGATCCTGCCGGCCGCGCTCCGCTACCTGCGCGAGCTGGCCGAGACGCTCGACGAGGCCAAGGATCTGGGCCTGAACGTGGCCGGTGTGCGCGAAACGGCTGAAGAAGTGGCCACGCTCATCAACGAGCTGCGCCAGCGCCTCGATGTGCTGATCGCCGAAAACCAGAAGCGCGGCGAAACGCTCGAGGAGAACGCGCGCCACAAGTGCTACAACGTGCTGCCGGCCATGCAGGCCGTGCGCGAGGTGGCCGACCGGCTCGAGCGCGTCGTGCCGCACGAGTACTGGCCCATGCCCACCTACCGTGAAATTCTCTTCGTAAAGTGATTTCGCGGCCGTTGCGGTTCGGCAGGCCCGCGTCGATCCGGCGCGGGCCTGTTTTTTTCGACGCGGATTGTTCCTATCTTGCAGCGCAAAGAACCAGGACAGCAGACGTGCGCATGTCTTCGCCGCCTTCGGCTTCGAGCGAACAGGACCGGGCCTTTGTGGCCGAGGCGCTGCAGGGCAACGAGGCAGCCTATCAGGCCCTGATGGACAAGTACCGTCCGGCGCTGCACCGCCACATTGCCCGGATCGTCCGCGACCCGCGCGACCTGGACGACCTCGTGCAGGAGACCTTCATCAAAGCCTTCACGGCCCTGTCCACCTACTCCACCGAGTACGCCTTCTCGACCTGGCTCTACAAAATCGCCACCAACCACGCCATCGACTACCTCCGCCGCAAAAAGCTCCGCACGCTCTCGCTGGACGAACCCATCCAGACAAAAGAAGGCACGCTCGAACGTGAACTGGCCGACACCACCTACTTCCCCGACCGGCACATCGTGGAAGATCAGCGGCGCATGCTGCTGCAGGAAGCCATCAACGCCCTGCCCGAAAAGTACCGGCGCGTCATCGTGATGCGCCACCAGCAGGAAAAATCCTACGAGGAGATCGCCGAGGAACTGAACCTGCCGCTCGGTACCGTCAAAGCACACATCTTCCGGGCCCGTCGTCTGCTCTACAAATATCTGCGCAGCAAGCGAAGCAGCCTTTGAGCTTTTTTCGTCCTGCACCGCTCCGTTTGTCCCTAACTTTCGGC from Rhodothermus marinus carries:
- a CDS encoding glutamine synthetase III, which gives rise to MNKLLLDYNVLAATKTRLTLNGTREQKPQPMDIERIFGENVFSLEEMKNRLPKKVYESLVATIEKGEPLSPEIADTVALAMKEWAIEKGATHFTHWFQPLTGMTAEKHESFITPNKGGGAIAVFSGRDLIQGEPDASSFPSGGLRATFEARGYTAWDPTSPAFIMENPNGAYLAIPTAFASWTGEALDHKIPLLRSMHALDKQARRVLQLFGVKNVHKVYPTVGSEQEYFLIDEEFYYRRPDLTTCGRTLFGAKPPRGQEMEDHYFGSIPERVLAFMLEVEKELYKLGVPVKTRHNEVAPSQYEIAPLFENANLAADHQQLVMQTLKNVARRYGLVCLLHEKPFAGVNGSGKHNNWSMATDTGMNLLDPGDNPHDNMQFLFFCAAVVRAVHKYQDLLRISVATAGNDHRLGANEAPPAIMSVFLGEQLEDIFNQLENGGVRGSKQGGLLGLGVPVLPPLPRHAGDRNRTSPFAFTGNKFEFRAVGASQSISFPNTVLNTIVADTLDEMATMLEEKLKARGKRTKQAFEEAVAEVLREVIRESKPIIFNGDNYSPEWHAEAERRGLLNLPNTVEALAHLLDEKNVQLFERHGVLSRRELESRYEILLDQYAKTINIEAETAEYIARTMILPAALRYLRELAETLDEAKDLGLNVAGVRETAEEVATLINELRQRLDVLIAENQKRGETLEENARHKCYNVLPAMQAVREVADRLERVVPHEYWPMPTYREILFVK
- a CDS encoding RNA polymerase sigma factor, which encodes MSSPPSASSEQDRAFVAEALQGNEAAYQALMDKYRPALHRHIARIVRDPRDLDDLVQETFIKAFTALSTYSTEYAFSTWLYKIATNHAIDYLRRKKLRTLSLDEPIQTKEGTLERELADTTYFPDRHIVEDQRRMLLQEAINALPEKYRRVIVMRHQQEKSYEEIAEELNLPLGTVKAHIFRARRLLYKYLRSKRSSL
- a CDS encoding Lrp/AsnC family transcriptional regulator → MSAVERIDEIDVRILELLQEHGRMKRNRIAEEVGLSVPSVSERMRKLEERGVITGYHAVLDHKRLHFDITAFIRVIVDGSEYYPEFIRRACALDEVLEVHSITGEGSHILKVRTRNTTTLERLLSRIQSWPGVHGTVTSIVLSTFKETRRLPVTPTELVPVEEFETS